A DNA window from Solanum lycopersicum chromosome 3, SLM_r2.1 contains the following coding sequences:
- the LOC101253071 gene encoding probable polygalacturonase translates to MADSFKLQHRKLEYRRLIPAFLLSHYTLLTILWIVGFILIVIWQRTAVERLLIYRGLASPTRPIPMLRPLVFNLSDFGAVGDGVTVNTKAFETAISEIRKRGGGQLNVEPGHWLTAPFNLTSHMTLFLAENAVILGIDDENYWPLLPPLPSYGYGRERRGPRYGSLIHGQNLKDVVITGHNGTINGQGRSWWEKYRKKLLNHTRGPLLQLMWSRDIYISDVTFRDSPFWTLHPYDCQNVVIRNVTILAPLTEAPNTDGIDPDSCVDMVIEDSYISVGDDGVAIKSGWDQYGIAYSRPSSNITIRNLIVRSMISAGVSIGSEMSGGVSNIIVENLLIWNSKRGIRIKTSPGRGGHIRHVIYRNLTLQNVRVGIVIKTDYNEHPDEGYDPNALPVIKDISFTGIRGQGVRIPARIYGSAEIPVQNITFQDMSVGITYKKKRIFQCSFVQGRVIGKIFPAPCENLDWYDDGGKLIRQSIKKNTKDLDYDG, encoded by the exons ATGGCGGATTCCTTCAAACTCCAGCATCGAAAACTTGAATACAGGCGTTTGATTCCGGCATTTCTGTTGTCTCATTACACTCTTCTTACTATTCTCTGGATCGTTGGATTTATTCTGATCGTCATTTGGCAAAGGACTGCAGTTGAACGGCTTCTGATATATCGAGGTTTGGCATCACCTACGAGACCTATCCCTATGCTACGGCCTCTAGTCTTCAATCTCTCCGATTTCGGAGCGGTTGGCGATGGCGTAACGGTAAACACAAAGGCATTTGAGACGGCAATTTCGGAAATTCGGAAGCGAGGTGGTGGTCAGCTCAATGTTGAGCCTGGTCATTGGCTTACGGCGCCGTTTAACCTCACGAGCCACATGACGCTCTTCCTCGCTGAAAATGCAGTTATTCTTGGAATTGAT GATGAGAACTATTGGCCCCTACTGCCTCCTTTGCCATCATATGGGTATGGAAGAGAACGTCGCGGGCCGCGTTATGGAAGTTTAATCCATGGGCAAAACCTTAAGGATGTTGTCATAACAG GGCATAATGGTACCATTAATGGACAAGGCCGATCATGGTGGGAGAAATACCGCAAAAAACTTTTGAATCACACAAGGGGGCCACTTCTTCAACTCATGTGGTCAAGAGACATTTACATTTCTGATGTTACATTTCGGGATTCTCCATTCTGGACCCTTCACCCTTACGACTGCCAAAATGTTGTTATAAGAAATGTAACAATTCTGGCTCCACTGACCGAGGCCCCAAACACTGATGGAATAGACCCTG ATTCATGCGTGGATATGGTGATAGAAGATAGTTATATAAGTGTCGGGGATGATGGAGTCGCAATCAAGAGTGGCTGGGATCAGTATGGAATTGCATATTCCCGTCCGTCTTCCAATATCACTATCCGTAACCTCATAGTGCGCTCAATGATTAG TGCTGGAGTATCAATTGGGAGTGAAATGTCTGGTGGAGTGTCAAATATAATAGTGGAGAATCTCCTTATATGGAACTCAAAAAGAGGAATAAGAATCAAAACTAGCCCTGGCAGGGGTGGTCATATCCGACATGTTATCTACCGCAACCTGACCCTACAGAATGTTCGTGTGGGCATTGTAATTAAGACCGACTACAATGAGCATCCTGATGAAGGCTATGATCCAAATGCTCTTCCAGTTATTAAGGATATAAGCTTTACTGGTATTCGTGGACAAGGAGTTCGTATTCCAGCACGTATTTATGGGAGCGCTGAGATTCCTGTTCAGAATATTACTTTTCAGGACATGTCTGTAGGAATTACGTACAAGAAGAAGCGTATCTTCCAATGTTCTTTTGTTCAAGGACGTGTTATTGGCAAAATCTTCCCTGCTCCTTGTGAGAATCTTGATTGGTATGATGATGGAGGAAAACTAATTAGGCAATCaataaaaaagaatacaaaGGACTTGGATTATGATGGTTGA
- the LOC101252268 gene encoding uncharacterized protein: MWAASCLASCCAACACDACRTVVSGISRRSARIAYCGLFALSLIVSWILREVAAPLMEKIPWINSFHTTPNREWFETDAVLRVSLGNFLFFTILAILMIGVKNQKDPRDSMHHGGWMMKIICWCLMVIFMFFLPNGIISFYETISKFGSGLFLLVQVVLLLDFVHSWNDKWVGYDEQFWYVALLVVSLVCYVATFAFNGLLFHFFTPSGQDCGLNTFFIVMTLILIFGFAVVTLHPSVGGSILPASVLSLYCTYLCYSALASEPRDYECNGLHKHSKAVSSGTLALGLLTTVLSVVYSAVRAGSSTTLLSPPSSPRAGSGKPLLPLDKVDEEEEKERSKPVSYSYSFFHLIFSLASMYSAMLLTGWSTSVGESGKLVDVGWPSVWVRIVTGWATAALFIWSQVAPILFPDREF; the protein is encoded by the exons ATGTGGGCGGCTTCTTGTCTTGCGTCATGCTGTGCGGCGTGCGCTTGTGATGCTTGCCGTACGGTAGTGTCTGGGATCAGCCGACGTTCTGCCAGGATTGCCTATTGTGGTCTTTTTGCTTTGTCACTTATCGTCTCATGGATTCTTAGGGAGGTTGCTGCCCCTCTAATGGAGAAAATACCAT GGATTAATAGCTTTCACACAACACCAAACAGAGAGTGGTTTGAAACAGATGCTGTGCTTCGGGTTAGCTTGGGGAACTTTCTATTTTTCACTATTCTAGCAATCTTAATGATTGGTGTAAAGAACCAGAAAGACCCACGTGACAGTATGCACCATGGTGGTTGGATGATGAAAATCATTTGCTGGTGCCTTATGGTAATATTCATGTTTTTCCTTCCAAATGGAATCATCAGCTTCTATG AGACAATTTCCAAGTTTGGTTCTGGACTATTTCTCCTTGTGCAAGTTGTGCTCTTGTTGGACTTTGTGCACAGTTGGAATGACAAATGGGTTGGATACGATGAGCAGTTCTG GTATGTGGCATTGCTTGTCGTTTCACTTGTATGTTATGTGGCTACCTTTGCATTCAACGGACTGCTCTTCCACTTTTTCACTCCATCTGGACAGGACTGTGGGCTTAACACTTTCTTTATAGTGATGACACTTATATTGATCTTTGGCTTTGCTGTTGTTACATTGCATCCATCG GTAGGTGGAAGTATTTTACCTGCATCAGTTTTATCCCTGTACTGCACATACCTCTGCTACAGTGCACTTGCAAGTGAACCTAGGGATTATGAGTGCAACGGTCTACATAAGCACTCCAAGGCTGTTTCCAGTGGCACACTTGCATTAGGGTTGCTAACAACAGTTCTATCTGTTGTCTACTCTGCTGTTCGCGCTGGCTCTTCTACGACTCTGCTTTCTCCTCCAAGCTCACCACGTGCAG GCTCAGGGAAGCCCTTGCTACCGTTGGACAAGGTTGATGAGGAGGAAGAAAAAGAGAGATCTAAGCCAGTCTCATACTCCTATTCTTTCTTCCACCTTATCTTTTCTCTCGCTAGTATGTACTCGGCAATGCTTCTTACGGGTTGGTCAACCTCTGTGGGGGAGAGTGGAAAATTAGTGGACGTTGGGTGGCCATCTGTCTGGGTCAGGATCGTGACTGGGTGGGCAACTGCAGCTTTGTTCATCTGGTCTCAGGTTGCTCCAATTCTGTTCCCGGACAGAGAGTTCTGA
- the LOC101251966 gene encoding ubiquitin receptor RAD23b isoform X2, producing the protein MKLTVKTLKGSHFEIRVQPSDTIMAVKKNIEDVQGKDNYPCGQQLLIHNGKVLKDESTLLENNVSEDGFLVVMLSKSKTASSSGTTSAQPATAANPTTTPEVIPPSQAPKDVVSASDAAAASLPADDYSQAASNLVAGNNLEQTIQQLMDMGGGSWDKETVTRALRAAYNNPERAVDYLYSGIPETAEVSVPVARGGVNSAAVPTAAPIAPSSGAPNSAPLNLFPQENVAGGGGAGLGSLDFLRNNQQFQALRSMVQANPQILQPMLQELGKQNPQLLRSIQEHDQEFLQLINEPVDGSDGDMFDQAEQEIPHTVSVTPEEQEVIERLEAMGFDRALVIEAFLACDRNEELAANYLLEHAGDYED; encoded by the exons ATGAAGCTCACTGTAAAGACTCTCAAGGGAAGTCACTTTGAAATTAGGGTTCAGCCATCTGATACG ATTATGGCAGTCAAGAAGAACATTGAAGATGTACAAGGAAAAGATAATTACCCATGTGGGCAGCAGTTGCTGATTCACAATGGTAAAGTGCTGAAAGATGAAAGTACATTGTTGGAAAACAATGTCTCTGAGGATGGTTTTCTTGTTGTCATGCTTAGCAAG AGCAAAACTGCTAGCTCAAGTGGGACAACTTCTGCTCAG CCAGCAACTGCCGCAAATCCTACTACAACACCTGAAGTGATTCCGCCATCACA GGCCCCAAAAGATGTTGTGTCAGCTTCGGATGCTGCGGCTGCTAG TCTTCCAGCTGATGATTATAGTCAAGCTGCATCAAATTTAGTTGCTGGCAATAATCTCGAGCAAACTATACAACAACTTATGGATATGGGTGGTGGCAGCTGGGACAAAGAGACAGTTACTCGTGCACTTCGAGCTGCTTATAACAATCCTGAAAGAGCTGTTGATTACTTATATTCA GGAATTCCTGAAACGGCAGAAGTTTCTGTACCGGTAGCCCGGGGTGGAGTTAATTCTGCTGCTGTGCCTACTGCTGCGCCTATTGCACCTTCTTCTGGCGCACCTAATTCTGCTCCTTTAAATTTGTTTCCTCAG GAGAATGTTGCTGGTGGTGGCGGTGCTGGTCTTGGATCCCTTGATTTTCTCAGGAACAACCAACAG TTCCAAGCTTTACGTTCCATGGTTCAAGCTAACCCACAAATTTTACAG CCTATGCTTCAGGAACTAGGAAAGCAAAATCCTCAACTTTTAAGATCTATACAAGAGCATGATCAAGAGTTTCTTCAATTAATCAATGAACCTGTGGATGGTTCTGATGG GGACATGTTTGATCAGGCTGAGCAAGAGATTCCTCACACAGTTAGTGTGACTCCAGAAGAACAGGAGGTGATTGAGCGG CTGGAAGCAATGGGTTTTGATAGAGCTCTTGTCATTGAAGCTTTTTTGGCTTGTGATCGCAATGAGGAACTGGCTGCCAATTATCTGTTGGAGCATGCAGGAGATTATGAAGATTAA
- the LOC101251966 gene encoding ubiquitin receptor RAD23b isoform X1 produces the protein MKLTVKTLKGSHFEIRVQPSDTIMAVKKNIEDVQGKDNYPCGQQLLIHNGKVLKDESTLLENNVSEDGFLVVMLSKSKTASSSGTTSAQQPATAANPTTTPEVIPPSQAPKDVVSASDAAAASLPADDYSQAASNLVAGNNLEQTIQQLMDMGGGSWDKETVTRALRAAYNNPERAVDYLYSGIPETAEVSVPVARGGVNSAAVPTAAPIAPSSGAPNSAPLNLFPQENVAGGGGAGLGSLDFLRNNQQFQALRSMVQANPQILQPMLQELGKQNPQLLRSIQEHDQEFLQLINEPVDGSDGDMFDQAEQEIPHTVSVTPEEQEVIERLEAMGFDRALVIEAFLACDRNEELAANYLLEHAGDYED, from the exons ATGAAGCTCACTGTAAAGACTCTCAAGGGAAGTCACTTTGAAATTAGGGTTCAGCCATCTGATACG ATTATGGCAGTCAAGAAGAACATTGAAGATGTACAAGGAAAAGATAATTACCCATGTGGGCAGCAGTTGCTGATTCACAATGGTAAAGTGCTGAAAGATGAAAGTACATTGTTGGAAAACAATGTCTCTGAGGATGGTTTTCTTGTTGTCATGCTTAGCAAG AGCAAAACTGCTAGCTCAAGTGGGACAACTTCTGCTCAG CAGCCAGCAACTGCCGCAAATCCTACTACAACACCTGAAGTGATTCCGCCATCACA GGCCCCAAAAGATGTTGTGTCAGCTTCGGATGCTGCGGCTGCTAG TCTTCCAGCTGATGATTATAGTCAAGCTGCATCAAATTTAGTTGCTGGCAATAATCTCGAGCAAACTATACAACAACTTATGGATATGGGTGGTGGCAGCTGGGACAAAGAGACAGTTACTCGTGCACTTCGAGCTGCTTATAACAATCCTGAAAGAGCTGTTGATTACTTATATTCA GGAATTCCTGAAACGGCAGAAGTTTCTGTACCGGTAGCCCGGGGTGGAGTTAATTCTGCTGCTGTGCCTACTGCTGCGCCTATTGCACCTTCTTCTGGCGCACCTAATTCTGCTCCTTTAAATTTGTTTCCTCAG GAGAATGTTGCTGGTGGTGGCGGTGCTGGTCTTGGATCCCTTGATTTTCTCAGGAACAACCAACAG TTCCAAGCTTTACGTTCCATGGTTCAAGCTAACCCACAAATTTTACAG CCTATGCTTCAGGAACTAGGAAAGCAAAATCCTCAACTTTTAAGATCTATACAAGAGCATGATCAAGAGTTTCTTCAATTAATCAATGAACCTGTGGATGGTTCTGATGG GGACATGTTTGATCAGGCTGAGCAAGAGATTCCTCACACAGTTAGTGTGACTCCAGAAGAACAGGAGGTGATTGAGCGG CTGGAAGCAATGGGTTTTGATAGAGCTCTTGTCATTGAAGCTTTTTTGGCTTGTGATCGCAATGAGGAACTGGCTGCCAATTATCTGTTGGAGCATGCAGGAGATTATGAAGATTAA